The following nucleotide sequence is from Streptomyces bathyalis.
CGCCTCGCTTCCGGGCGCCGGGTCGCTCCTCCCCGCGGGGGCTTCTCCCGTCGGGAAGCAGGCGGACGACGCAGGCGTGCGCCGTCCCGCAGAAAACGGTACGCCTGGTGGAACCCCTCGGCCACCTCGCGGCGTCCCCTCACGGGGGCATGAGCCCTCAGTGGCCATGTCAAGAATCGGGGGTCTCAACCATGTCGCGCCATCTCAAGCTCATCGCGGCCGTGGCGGTCGTACTCGTCGCGCTCAGCGGTTTCAGCACCGCACGTAAGGGCGGCAGCCGCAGCAGCGGCAAGTCGGGCGGGTGCAGCAGCTCGAGTTCCAGCAGCCACAGCAAGAGCGGAAGCAGCTACGACAGCGTGGGCAAGGACCGGCACGACTCCGACAGCGGTTCCTACAGCGGGTCGCGCCGCTACAACAGCACCACGGGGACGACGGGTTCGAGGAACGGAAGCGCCAGCAACAGGACGGCGACCGGCACCGTGACGCAGTGCGCGGCGCAGACCGGCAGCGAGGCGAAGGCCGTGGTCGAGGTCCGGAACCCGAAGAGCTACACCACGACCTATCAGGTGAAGGTCAAGTTCCTTGACGCCGCCGGGAGTTACGTCGACTCCGGCGAGGCGAAGGTGGAGGTCGGCAGCCGGGACACCGAGCCCGTGGACGTACGGATGGCCAATCCGAAGCGCATCGGCGACGTCTCCGAGTGCCTTGTCGAATCGGTCCGTTGACGGGCTGACGGCGCCTAGGTGTATTGACCTGATGCGTTGTTCACGCGGCTGATGGGTGGCTTGCCTCCGAGAGCGGTGTGGCAGCGGTGGTAGTTGTAGCTATGGAGGAAGTCTGTCAGGGCTGCGGTGCGTTGGGCGTTGCTGGTGTAGGGCCGCAGGTAGGCCCATTCGTCGAGCAGGGTGCGGTTGAAGCGCTCTACTTTCCCGTTGGTCTGCGGCCGGTAGGGGCGGGTGCGTTTGCCGGTGGCGCCCAGATGGCTGAGGGCTTGCTTCCAGGCGGTGCTGTGGCGGTAGGCGAAGGCGTTGTCGGTGATGACGCGTTCGATGCGGTCGATGCCCAGGCGGGCGAAGTGGACTGCTGCTCGGCGGAGGAAGTCGGCGCAGGTGGTGGCCTTCTCATCGGGGTGGATCTCGCTGTAGGCGAGGCGAGTGTGATCATCGACGGCGGAGTGGATGTAGTCGTAGCCGACTCCGGTCTTGGTCGCACGGGAAGCTTGGCGACCGAGGACTTTGTGGCCTCCCCCGTCGGGGATACGGCCGAGTTTCTTCACATCGACGTGGAGGAGTTCGCCGGGTCGGTCACGTTCGTAGCGGCGGATGACTTGGCC
It contains:
- a CDS encoding IS481 family transposase — translated: MSHRNARLTVHGRRLLVERVRSGFPVAHVAAQMGVSRTTAHKWMRRFAAEGDTGLADRSSRPHRLPNRTPPDVEMRVCVLRTEHKLGPARIGPILGLPPSTVHRVLTRNRLNRLCFLDRPTGQVIRRYERDRPGELLHVDVKKLGRIPDGGGHKVLGRQASRATKTGVGYDYIHSAVDDHTRLAYSEIHPDEKATTCADFLRRAAVHFARLGIDRIERVITDNAFAYRHSTAWKQALSHLGATGKRTRPYRPQTNGKVERFNRTLLDEWAYLRPYTSNAQRTAALTDFLHSYNYHRCHTALGGKPPISRVNNASGQYT